A single genomic interval of Shewanella psychropiezotolerans harbors:
- a CDS encoding energy-coupling factor ABC transporter permease gives MKDFLIQRISEIDWSYSQGQLLSIAGLLFWLWLIWPTDEFKVLVKDKQKQTQVLIAAIALNSLWLINASLVQGIHVHFLGLVVLMLMYGWRMATVIAILPVLFFSTFIFKQPFEFGIYGLLAIALPLFLCFTVYSQIFKYLPHHFLVYIFCGAFINAFLSIVFHIISWATWLWLTTDYDWAFLSDNYLLLIPLLGFPEALLNGMSVTLLVVYRPQWLYDYSDKTYFKD, from the coding sequence ATGAAGGACTTTTTGATACAACGAATTAGCGAGATTGACTGGAGTTATAGCCAGGGGCAATTATTGTCGATAGCTGGGCTACTATTTTGGCTTTGGCTAATCTGGCCCACAGATGAATTCAAAGTCCTGGTAAAAGATAAACAGAAGCAAACCCAGGTATTGATCGCCGCAATTGCGCTTAATAGTTTATGGCTGATTAATGCCAGCCTAGTTCAAGGTATACATGTGCATTTTCTCGGGCTTGTGGTGCTGATGTTGATGTATGGCTGGCGTATGGCGACTGTGATTGCGATATTACCTGTGTTATTTTTTTCTACCTTCATATTTAAGCAACCGTTCGAATTTGGCATATATGGCCTGCTTGCTATCGCTTTGCCTCTGTTCTTATGTTTTACGGTTTATAGCCAGATATTTAAATATCTGCCCCATCACTTTCTGGTTTACATCTTCTGCGGCGCATTCATCAATGCTTTCTTGTCAATCGTGTTTCATATCATATCTTGGGCGACTTGGCTCTGGTTGACCACTGACTATGACTGGGCCTTTCTCAGTGATAACTACCTCTTACTGATCCCCTTGCTTGGTTTCCCTGAGGCTTTACTCAACGGTATGTCTGTCACCTTGCTGGTGGTCTATCGCCCGCAATGGCTCTATGACTACTCGGACAAGACCTATTTTAAAGACTAA
- a CDS encoding VF530 family protein, which yields MIEQQQNNPLHGLGLETMLTELVAFYDWKILYASLRLECFNINPNMAACLKFLKKTEWARERVESFYLYRFKRMPKGSSAQFELKPRERGFADGIVPRKPEELTIELIAEMRAKATADYEDMKRNEGQGRPRYGKDKPKAQDGYAQNRRSKTDRPAPSQDSSNPWGK from the coding sequence ATGATTGAACAGCAACAGAACAACCCATTACATGGCTTAGGCTTAGAAACTATGCTCACCGAGTTGGTGGCGTTTTACGATTGGAAGATTTTATACGCCTCCCTGCGTTTAGAGTGTTTCAATATTAATCCTAATATGGCGGCATGCCTTAAGTTTCTTAAGAAGACTGAGTGGGCGAGGGAGCGGGTAGAGAGTTTCTATCTTTATCGCTTCAAGCGTATGCCAAAGGGAAGCTCTGCACAATTCGAGCTTAAGCCACGTGAGCGTGGTTTTGCCGATGGTATCGTGCCCCGTAAGCCTGAAGAGTTAACTATCGAGCTTATTGCCGAGATGCGAGCCAAAGCGACTGCTGATTATGAGGATATGAAGCGTAACGAGGGGCAAGGGCGTCCTCGCTATGGCAAGGATAAGCCAAAGGCTCAAGATGGTTACGCGCAAAATAGGCGGTCTAAAACGGATAGACCAGCACCTTCTCAAGACTCTTCTAATCCTTGGGGTAAGTAA
- a CDS encoding glutathione S-transferase family protein — MQLYIGNKNYSSWSLRAWLMAAKSGVDFEEVMLKLDTPSFYQQLKGISPTLRVPTLVDGDITVWDSLAICEYLNDTYLAGEAWPSEPKQKAKARSIANEMHSGFNALRNELPMNIRATRCLQLSDAAKKDLKRIDEIWSQQMHEYDTADTGGWLFGTWSIADMMFAPVVMRFRTYGIIVSDASRRYMAHVAECPTMQRWIADALKETDIVDADEAGVEL, encoded by the coding sequence ATGCAACTCTATATCGGCAATAAAAATTACTCTAGTTGGTCACTACGAGCTTGGTTGATGGCGGCTAAATCCGGTGTAGATTTCGAAGAAGTCATGCTAAAACTCGATACTCCCAGCTTCTATCAACAACTAAAGGGGATATCACCGACTTTAAGAGTGCCAACCTTAGTTGATGGCGATATCACAGTTTGGGACTCATTAGCCATCTGTGAATATCTCAATGATACTTATCTGGCGGGTGAGGCATGGCCCAGTGAGCCTAAGCAAAAAGCCAAGGCTCGTTCGATAGCCAATGAGATGCATTCTGGCTTTAACGCCCTACGTAATGAGCTACCGATGAATATCCGTGCCACACGCTGTCTTCAGCTTAGTGACGCGGCAAAAAAAGACCTTAAACGTATCGATGAAATTTGGTCACAACAGATGCATGAATATGATACAGCCGATACCGGTGGCTGGTTATTCGGTACCTGGTCAATCGCCGACATGATGTTCGCCCCGGTAGTCATGCGTTTTCGTACCTATGGCATCATAGTCTCTGACGCCTCACGCCGATATATGGCCCATGTTGCAGAGTGCCCGACAATGCAGCGCTGGATAGCCGACGCCTTAAAAGAAACTGATATTGTCGATGCCGACGAAGCGGGCGTTGAGCTTTGA
- a CDS encoding acyloxyacyl hydrolase, with the protein MNKTFRALCVFIFLVLLSANSLSDSGITYTQGEINPRWDGWQESHSGTAYRLAYVHNFEMDDNFLTKHNIDFNLEFAYHHWQDFLYSDKNGGSVTPILKYQLHFDQLTLFLEAGIGVTYINSQFYADRDMGSKWQFEDKLGVGVILFKHHQIGFSFIHYSNANFSNTNDGLNAIGFNYGYFW; encoded by the coding sequence ATGAATAAAACCTTCCGCGCGTTATGTGTTTTTATTTTCTTAGTACTTTTATCAGCTAACAGCTTATCAGACTCAGGTATTACCTATACCCAAGGTGAAATCAATCCTAGGTGGGATGGCTGGCAAGAATCACACTCGGGCACGGCTTATCGCCTCGCATATGTCCACAATTTTGAGATGGATGATAACTTTTTAACCAAACACAATATCGACTTTAATCTGGAATTTGCCTACCATCACTGGCAAGACTTTCTTTATTCAGATAAGAACGGTGGCTCGGTCACTCCCATACTCAAATACCAGCTCCATTTCGACCAGCTCACTCTTTTCTTGGAAGCTGGCATAGGTGTCACTTACATCAACAGCCAATTTTATGCAGACAGAGACATGGGCTCTAAATGGCAATTCGAAGACAAGTTAGGTGTCGGCGTCATCTTGTTCAAACATCACCAAATTGGCTTTTCTTTTATCCATTACTCCAATGCTAACTTCTCCAATACCAACGATGGTCTAAACGCCATCGGCTTTAACTATGGCTACTTCTGGTAA
- a CDS encoding LysE family translocator yields the protein MSLESAITFFIAMFIFGITPGPGVFAILARAMVQGPKKCISLAAGMVSSDLIYLIFACFGLATIAENWSEVFVVIRYLGAAYLIYLGYKMFKALPQLSDEVSSQAKELKESRSMASFVQGFLISTSNPKVILFYISFLPTFIDLTVLKTQDIVLVSVLSCSALISGLMLIAFGAAKLAKTLKTPLAHKRLNQGAGSIMIAAGSYLAISK from the coding sequence ATGTCCCTAGAGAGTGCGATTACATTTTTTATCGCTATGTTTATTTTTGGCATTACCCCTGGTCCTGGCGTGTTTGCTATATTGGCTCGAGCTATGGTACAGGGCCCCAAAAAATGCATATCCCTTGCTGCCGGTATGGTCTCAAGCGATCTCATCTACCTTATTTTTGCCTGTTTCGGCCTTGCGACTATAGCCGAGAATTGGTCTGAAGTCTTTGTTGTTATTCGCTATCTCGGTGCAGCTTACTTAATCTATTTAGGCTATAAAATGTTTAAAGCTTTGCCACAGCTTAGCGACGAGGTTAGTAGCCAAGCAAAGGAGTTGAAAGAGAGTCGTTCAATGGCGAGTTTCGTGCAGGGCTTTTTAATTTCAACCTCTAATCCTAAAGTGATTCTGTTCTATATCTCTTTCTTGCCAACGTTCATCGATCTCACTGTGTTGAAGACTCAAGATATAGTGCTTGTTTCAGTGCTTTCATGTTCAGCCTTGATTAGTGGTCTGATGCTCATTGCATTTGGTGCGGCTAAATTGGCTAAAACCTTAAAGACACCACTTGCCCATAAGCGACTCAATCAAGGTGCCGGCAGCATCATGATCGCAGCGGGTTCATATCTGGCGATCAGCAAATAA